A stretch of Haloprofundus halophilus DNA encodes these proteins:
- a CDS encoding ABC transporter ATP-binding protein, with amino-acid sequence MGTVTLDALRKEFDSGQIVAVDDVSLDVSDGEFVTVVGPSGCGKSTTLRMLAGLERPTSGRITIDDEDVTNVHARKRDVAMVFQNYALYPHKTVRQNMAFGLRMSTDLSKDERHERVRETAEMMGIEELLDDRPNELSGGQKQRVALGRAIVREPDVFLFDEPLSNLDAKLRTTMRTEIQRLQNDLATTSIYVTHDQEEAMTMGDRIVILKDGRLQQVGAPKDVYENPANKFVGGFVGSPSMNFIEVRASVSGNSVRLEDESGRFDYRLDAADYPSVADGDRLSFGIRPEDVYVADAAEGIRTTVEVVEPIGSDNYLYLDLAADFIARVDSDVEPEPDDTVAITFDENDIHLFDDSTGESLTYREQTETVTTPSA; translated from the coding sequence ATGGGAACTGTAACGCTCGACGCTCTCAGAAAGGAGTTCGACAGCGGCCAGATCGTCGCCGTCGACGACGTCTCCCTCGACGTTTCGGACGGCGAGTTCGTCACCGTGGTCGGCCCCTCGGGGTGCGGGAAGTCGACGACGCTGCGGATGCTCGCGGGCTTAGAGCGACCGACCTCGGGCCGAATCACCATCGACGACGAGGACGTGACGAACGTCCACGCCCGCAAGCGCGACGTGGCGATGGTGTTCCAGAACTACGCGCTCTACCCGCACAAGACCGTCCGCCAGAACATGGCGTTCGGCCTCCGGATGAGCACCGACCTCTCGAAGGACGAGCGACACGAACGCGTCCGCGAGACGGCCGAGATGATGGGCATCGAGGAACTGCTAGACGACCGCCCGAACGAGCTCTCGGGCGGGCAGAAACAGCGGGTCGCGCTCGGTCGCGCCATCGTCCGCGAACCCGACGTGTTCCTCTTCGACGAACCGCTTTCGAACCTGGACGCCAAACTCCGAACGACGATGCGCACCGAGATTCAGCGCCTCCAGAACGACCTCGCGACCACCTCCATCTACGTCACCCACGACCAGGAGGAGGCGATGACGATGGGTGACCGTATCGTCATCCTGAAGGACGGCAGACTCCAGCAGGTCGGTGCGCCGAAGGACGTCTACGAGAACCCCGCCAACAAGTTCGTCGGCGGGTTCGTCGGGTCGCCGTCGATGAACTTCATCGAGGTTCGCGCGAGCGTCTCCGGCAACAGCGTCCGTCTCGAAGACGAGTCGGGCCGCTTCGACTACCGCCTCGACGCCGCCGACTACCCGAGTGTCGCCGACGGCGACCGACTCTCGTTCGGCATCCGCCCGGAGGACGTGTACGTCGCCGACGCCGCAGAGGGGATTCGGACGACCGTCGAAGTCGTCGAACCCATCGGCAGCGACAACTACCTCTACTTGGACCTCGCGGCCGACTTCATCGCCCGCGTCGACTCCGACGTCGAACCCGAACCCGACGACACCGTCGCTATCACATTCGACGAGAACGACATCCATCTCTTCGACGACAGCACCGGCGAATCGCTGACGTATCGGGAGCAGACGGAGACGGTTACGACCCCGTCGGCGTAG